A single window of Solanum dulcamara chromosome 5, daSolDulc1.2, whole genome shotgun sequence DNA harbors:
- the LOC129890297 gene encoding nucleoside diphosphate kinase 3-like yields the protein MNSQICRSASRVTKSLFSSSSRAFSGGRAVAAAATVSLRGVVPSLASYGRTKSQNSSTGWISGILTLPAAAYMLQEQEAHAAEMERTFIAIKPDGVQRGLISEILSRFERKGFKLVAIKIVVPSKDFAQKHYHDLKERPFFNGLCGFLSSGPVVAMVWEGEGVIKYGRKLIGATDPQKSEPGTIRGDLAVVVGRNIIHGSDGPETAKDEIKLWFKPEELVKYTSNAERWIYGVN from the exons ATGAATTCTCAGATTTGCAGATCTGCTTCACGAGTTACCAAGTCTCTGTTCAGTTCGAGTTCTCGTGCTTTTTCCG GGGGACGAGCAGTGGCTGCAGCAGCCACAGTTTCTTTGAGAGGAGTTGTGCCTTCTTTAGCTTCATATGGAAGGACTAAGTCCCAGAATTCGTCTACAGGTTGGATCTCAGGAATCCTCACCCTTCCTGCAGCAG CTTACATGCTCCAGGAACAAGAAGCACATGCTGCCGAG ATGGAGCGCACCTTCATCGCCATCAAGCCAGATGGAGTGCAAAGAGGCTTG ATTTCAGAAATCCTCTCACGCTTTGAGCGCAAGGGTTTCAAGCTGGTCGCGATCAAAATTGTGGTTCCGTCTAAGGATTTTGCCCAAAAGCATTATCATGACCTTAAAGAGAGACCATTTTTTAATGGCCTATGTGGTTTCCTTAGCTCCGGCCCTGTCGTAGCAATG GTATGGGAAGGTGAAGGAGTGATTAAATATGGACGGAAGCTTATCGGAGCTACAGATCCGCAAAAATCAGAACCTGGAACAATTAGAGGTGACTTAGCTGTTGTAGTCGGAAG GAACATTATCCACGGGAGTGATGGACCTGAGACTGCCAAGGACGAGATCAAACTATGGTTCAAACCAGAAGAGTTGGTTAAATACACAAGCAACGCGGAGAGGTGGATATACGGTGTGAACTGA